The genomic DNA AAAAAGGCTTTATTCAATTTAGACCAGAAACAACATGCATAAAGCTCTCTGCAATCATGCAAATGATCATATTCTCCATGGAAATAAAAAAACAAGCAACCGTCATAACAATGGTAAAATAATTTCACTAGGAAATGTATTCAAACCCACATTTGCCTTTAAATATAAAAATGCATTAAATTATGCTTTTTATCATTGTTGTACACATCTAGCTCCAACATTTTGAAGTGACATTTTATTTTTAGAAAATTGTAATTAATTAAACTAAAAAACATGTCTTGACATAAGTAACTGCGACCCTTTGTCAGTACTTTGATGGGGAAATTATTGGCGAATTCAGCTGTGAATGTTTTGACTTATTTCTGACTTTGTGACATACCCCTGATGTCAAATAAAGTGACAACCTTTGCAAAACAAGCAATCTAGCTCTGCTAGCTATAAAAACGCTAAGAAAATGACCAAATGTTCATCTATGTCAGGGTCTAACACAGAAATCCCCCCAGGTCATGCACCTGTCCTCATTCATGGTGACGTGAATGACATGGTCTTGGTTCAGCCCGCCAGCATCAGTGACCGTCAGATCAATGTAGAAGTTTCTCTGCTCCCTCATGGCCTTGAATGTCAATTCAACCACAGTTCCTGGGACAGAAGAAAAAGGGGACATATTTCAACCTTGAATGTGAAGAATATGTTGATGTTGTCAAAAGAACATGTAGACAAAATGACATACTTGGTCTGTTGATATTATGAATAAAATTGAACAGACTAATGCAGAGTGAATATGTGAAAAGCAATGAACTGTGCACCTGCAGTGCAGTTTTGACACTAAAGGTTGCAAAACCATTAAAAGACATGTCCCCCTATTTCTCACCTGTTTTGTCCATTTGGGCAGTGCAATACATCTTGGACCCTTTCAGAAGTTCTACACTGAAGGGTTCAGCAAAGTTTGGGCCATCTCTGTCTGTCACCGCCAAATGCACTAGACGGGGGTCTTGGTTGCAGAGCTTCAACGGGGTGTCATCAATAGTCGGAGCATTGTCGTTTACATCTTCCAGTTCTATCAGAATGGTTCCAGTTGCAGTTGCAGGGATTTCATCTGATAACCCAAAGCAAGATACGTTCATCAAAAGGAGTAATGAAGAAGTCACAACTAAATTAACCTTGTTCCCAGGCTGAAGCCTGCTGGTGAACGATATTACAACGAAATCAAAATACCACTTTCGATTGCGAGAATGAGAACTCTGTATTTGCCATCTTTGACAAAGGGAGATTCTCTGTCCAGAGGGTGTTTGGTTTTGATCATTCCAGTCTCGCTGTTGATGTCCAGCCATTTAGCAGGATCTCTGTACATGCGATACCtagaacatacagtatattgagtTAAAACATCGCCATTCACAAGTCTTCTTGAAATCTTAATGCATATGCATCTGATTGTACTTCATCATAAAGTGCTTGTTATATAATTGAATTGACTTATCTGCATAATGTATCTCTCTCCATTTATATACCAGGGCCTcaactcaatttaatcaattgcAGATAAAAGAAAGATTCATGAACTCACATGAGTTTATGTGCCATGATGTCTGGATCAATAGCTGTATACAGAACCAAGTCACTGTCCACTGGCAGGTGTTCAGATATGGAAACAACCTTTTCCACTGGGTCAAAGACAGGGGCATCATTCAGATCCTCCACATTCACCTGGACTGTGGCAGTGGAGGTGGGCAGGCGGATGGCAAATGGGACCTCGTTCTCCACAGTCACCAACAGGGTGTAGCGATTGTTCTTCTCAAAGTCAAGGGGCTAAACGGGAACGAGATACAGCCAGGTTCATGACACAATGACAAAAACATCAACAATTTTGTCAAATATTTGTATGGTTTGGCTTCTACGATGAAATTCAGACCTCGGTCAAATACATATTTGCTGTAACTCAGTTCCATTCACATACTCATctgaaaaaagaaacaaaaaaccAAGCAGGTACCTTGGCTGTAGTAATGATTCCTTCCAGTCTGCTAGGCCCGGTGTTAACAGTGAACAATCCACCTGGGTCTCCATCTACAATCCTGTACTTGGTGGCCCAGTTGAAATAGTGTGGCTCATCTCCATCACTCACTGGCATTTTGACCACCAGAGCATTCACTTTATTCTCTGGGACAGACACCGTGTTCTGaaaagaaaatacattttgaGAACATGTGAGAAGATGTGTTGTATGCCATTTATCAAGTTCATCATATTTTCCTCAAGTCAGATCCTTCAATCAAAATATTTCCCTCTTTAAGTCACCTTTACTGTTTAATGATCAGTACTGTTTGCTGATTGTGCACTTACCGAAGACATCACAAATTGAGGAGCTATGTCATTGACGTCCGTTACCGTAATTATGGATTTTCCGAAAGATGTCAGACCATCTCCCTCCATATCAGCAGCTTGGATTTCCAAGGTATATTTTGGAATTTTCTGGAAAATGACACCAGATGGAGCATGTTGAGAAATGTAGCGGTTAAGTTAAAATTGCATGCTAGTAGTATAGCCACTAACCTCTCTGTCCAGTCCAGCAGCATTGACCCGAATCGAGCCTGTGACACGGTTGATGACAAACATGTTGGGACTCGGCAGTTCAGGTTCTTGACTTATAATAGTGTATCTGACATCAGAATTGGCTGAGCCACGCTTATCTGCATCGGTGGCTGTTACCATCATGACCTCAAAGCCTGAGAATAAAATATTTCAACATAATACATTATTTTCATGGATGAcattaagaaaaaaaaagattGAATATTGATACATTACTTTTATCCTAAACCTCAGCTTATGATATCTGACTAAATGTTGACTGAGACACACCTGGTAGGGATGCATCAGGGACAATCCCTGTTAAAGGATCTTGGGTGAATACCGGCTTGTTGTCATTCATATCAATTACTTTAACAATAATCTCCATGGGTTCTTCTGCTATACCCGAACCAACTGCAACAGCATAAGCTTCAAGCTAAAGGGGAAAATATTTAATCATTTAATCAAAATAACACATGCATTCAAAGTTCTAGAATTCAAAAGACAAAACACAAACAGACATTACCAGATATTTGTCTTGTTTACAAACATTAACATATATTTGTCTTGTTTACAAACTTTACTAGATATAcgtcttgtctctctctgtccaaagACTGGGTCACATAGAGAACCCCAGAGTTTTTGTCCACAGTGAACAGTCCCACAGGGGGTTGATCTGCTCCACTACCAGTGATGCTGTACTGGATCTTCACCTCTTTATCATTGCTGGACCTGATCTGAATGTAAATATTAACAATGTTAAAACCAGAGCAAAATCCTGAACCAACCATATTTCCTGCCAACATAAACCTACAATCACTCACCTTCGCCATCATCTTGGGGAAGGGGCCTCTGTCGTTCTCTGGGAAGTAAATGGGAGGAATGACCCAATCCCTTTTCCTTCTCACCAGACCTACCAAAGACTTTGGAAACTCCAGAACTGGAAGACTTGCAGGATATTTAGGCTGTCCGAAAAATATATTTACAAATTAGAAAAATAAGACCACCCCTATGGCACTTATGCAGATGGATGACAACAATGATTAGTTATTGAGGAATGAAACGGACACTAAGTTGTAAGATCCACATTCTCACCTGAGAGACAATGCCAGCATCCTCATGCCCGAAACCCTCTGTGAGGAGATCAAATGAATATTAACACTTTTAAAGCAAACAATGCCACTACAGTATGTTGCTACTACTCTGCATAATGCATATTAAAATAATCTTGATTTGACAAATCTCCTTTATTAGCCAATATTCTAAACAGTAAAATAAGTCACCCTCAGTTTCTTCCCCTCCTGTCAGTGGATAGTCAAAGCCATTGCCTGactttaaagtctcagacattCTCCCCAGGGCCCAACCCTGAGGTTTGAAGGAAAACAAATATTGTAAAACATGATCTACACTTCCCTCCATATGTTATTGTACAGTGAAGTTAAACGTTTTTATTTGGCTCTACACTCCAGCCTTTTACATTTGAGAGATAATGTTTAATATTAAgcgacagtacagaatgccagcttttatttgaggatattttcatacacaTCTGTTCCACCATTtaaaaatgaaagcactttatgtatctagtccctccatttgaagaagtcataagtatttggacaaattcccTTATAGTGAATTAAAGTAGTCAAACTGACACTACAAACTTGATGGATGAATTTGAGGTGTCTTTTGGAtaatgttttgcccaataggaacTGAAAAATATGGCTAGGTTGTAGAATCGAAAGATCATTTAAATACGTGGGTGCTGGTTTTAGGCCGGTAGCAACCACCACAGGGTGTCCATCCAGAACACGAGGAACCAACATTTCAGTTTCAGGGGGTTTAATAaatgatccacacacacacacacacatccaacaccagcCTGAAACTAATTGTGTCGGACAATGATTGTGGTTCTGAAAACAGAGGTAAAACTTAGACTATAGCACTGATATGCTTAAAATGACTAACAAGCTAGAACAGGCTTGTGTATTAAAGAATGGGCTATACACTGTAGCAGGAAATGTGTGTTTACAGAGGCTATGGAACTTGTAGACATGGTAAACTTAGTAAATATACTAATGTAAACAGTGCAGTATTGTAAGTACATCTACACAACACCAGCAcacccctttcctgcagtcaaatggccaaatcgccctctagtggcctcatgggtgtaATGTTAATATTTTCATTATTTCATAATGAATAAACAATGTttctgtatcaaatcaaatcaaattttactggccacatgcgccgaatacaacaggtgcagacattacagtgaaatgcttacttacagcccttaaccaacagtgcatttatttttaacaaaaaagtaaaaataaaacaacaacaaaaaaagtgttgagaaaaaaagagcagaagtaaaataaaataacagtagggaggctatatgtacaggggggtaccggtgcagagtcaatgtgcgggggcaccggctagttgaggtagttgaagtaatttgtacatgtgggtagagctaaagagactatgcataaataattaacagagtaccagcagcgtaaaaggatggggtgggggggcagtgcaaatagtccgggtagccatgattagctgttcaggagtcttatggcttgggggtagaagctgttgagaagtcttttggacctagacttggcactccggtaccgcttgccgtgcggtagcagagagaacagtctatgactagggtggctggagtctttgacaattttgagggccttcctctgacaccgcctggtatagaggtcctggatggcaggaagcttggccccagtgatgtactgggccgtacgcactaccctctgtagtgccttgcggtcggaggccaagcagttgccataccaggcggtgatgcaaccagtcaggatgctctcgatggtgcagctgtagaatttttagaggatctgaggacccatgccaaatcttttcagtctcctgagggggaataggctttgtcgtgccctcttcacgactgtcttggtgtgtttggaccatgatagtttgttggtgatgtgcacaccaaggaacttgaagctctcaacctgttccactacagccccatcgatgagaatgggggcgtgctcagtcctcttttttttcctgtagtccacaatcatctcctttgtcttggtcacgttgagggagaggttgttatcctggcaccacacggccaggtctctgacctcctccctataggctgtctcatcgttgtcggtgatcaggcctaccactgttgtgtcgtcggcaaacttaatgatggtgttggagtcgtgcctggccatgcagtcatgggtgaacagggagtacaggaggggactgagcatgcacccctgaggggccccagtgttgaggatcagtgtggcagatgtgttgttacctacccttaccacctgggggcg from Coregonus clupeaformis isolate EN_2021a chromosome 11, ASM2061545v1, whole genome shotgun sequence includes the following:
- the LOC121577427 gene encoding B-cadherin-like, whose product is MFRDYVDNIDELTTSVTGFIRKCIGDIVPTVRVRCSPNQKPWINTEVGAKLKTRATTHRAIVDNSDAMAKDRNKYKKARYDRCRVIKRVKGSFHGVSRVVPQSPPGTEEIPELTLGEHPTVVQQATAAVSNGSHSGDVAVSSDRDSDDPFSTPWEPPPISAAVARSMSAVQALSISAWCDLPVQVLGFMLAPLNCVLLVPALGDPADVPVEDPPDVPLEDPPDVPVEDPPDVPVEDPPDVPVEDPPDVPVEDPPDVPVVDSPDVPVEDQPDVPVEDPPHRGVQYPVREEGTTKRLPVLEFPKSLVGLVRRKRDWVIPPIYFPENDRGPFPKMMAKIRSSNDKEVKIQYSITGSGADQPPVGLFTVDKNSGVLYVTQSLDRERQDVYLLEAYAVAVGSGIAEEPMEIIVKVIDMNDNKPVFTQDPLTGIVPDASLPGFEVMMVTATDADKRGSANSDVRYTIISQEPELPSPNMFVINRVTGSIRVNAAGLDREKIPKYTLEIQAADMEGDGLTSFGKSIITVTDVNDIAPQFVMSSNTVSVPENKVNALVVKMPVSDGDEPHYFNWATKYRIVDGDPGGLFTVNTGPSRLEGIITTAKPLDFEKNNRYTLLVTVENEVPFAIRLPTSTATVQVNVEDLNDAPVFDPVEKVVSISEHLPVDSDLVLYTAIDPDIMAHKLMYRMYRDPAKWLDINSETGMIKTKHPLDRESPFVKDGKYRVLILAIESDEIPATATGTILIELEDVNDNAPTIDDTPLKLCNQDPRLVHLAVTDRDGPNFAEPFSVELLKGSKMYCTAQMDKTGTVVELTFKAMREQRNFYIDLTVTDAGGLNQDHVIHVTMNEDRCMTWGDFCVRP